One Engystomops pustulosus chromosome 7, aEngPut4.maternal, whole genome shotgun sequence DNA window includes the following coding sequences:
- the LOC140070113 gene encoding olfactory receptor 6N1-like — protein sequence MGNGNKTTVIEFVLLGFSSLDKLQIVVFCFVLLAYIICLLGNTIIFLLVRIDSSLHTPMYFFISTFTVLEIMYVSATAPELLAILIQTDNTISFYCCFSQSYAFNSLGQAECFLLCLMVFDRYLAINKPLHYSTIMNSRFCSKLAVLPWLLGFTIAMFPTVNTFRSDFCGSNEINHFFCDLEPLQDIACSAQFVNIIATIGVCFTSIILPFFAIVGFYIHIIYTVLKIKSKEGKMKAFSTCSSHLIVASLFYVSAIVVYVKPKGSHHDKFLALTYILVIPAVNPFIYTFRNREVKNALRKVVRQLIKQLQR from the coding sequence atgggaAATGGCAACAAAACCACAGTTATAGAATTTGTGCTTTTAGGATTTTCCAGTTTAGATAAATTGCAGATTGTTGTCTTCTGCTTTGTACTTTTGGCTTATATCATTTGTCTTCTCGGGAACACCATCATCTTTCTGTTAGTCAGAATTGACTCGTCTCTTCACACtccaatgtatttttttattagtaCTTTTACTGTTCTGGAAATAATGTATGTTTCTGCAACGGCCCCTGAGCTCCTGGCTATCCTCATACAGACGGATAATACTATTTCTTTTTATTGTTGTTTCTCACAGTCCTACGCCTTCAATTCTCTGGGACAAGCAGAGTGCTTCCTTCTTTGTCTGATGGTCTTTGATCGATATCTCGCTATTAACAAACCGTTACATTACAGCACTATAATGAACAGTCGATTTTGTAGTAAATTAGCTGTTTTGCCTTGGTTATTGGGTTTTACTATAGCTATGTTTCCTACAGTTAATACTTTTCGTTCAGACTTCTGTGGATCAAATGAGATCAACCACTTCTTCTGTGATTTGGAACCTTTGCAAGATATAGCCTGTTCTGCCCAATTTGTCAACATTATAGCAACTATTGGGGTGTGTTTTACTTCAATCATTTTGCCCTTTTTTGCTATAGTGGGTTTCTATAttcatattatatatactgtgttAAAGATTAAAAGTAAAGAGGGTAAAATGAAAGCCTTTTCGACTTGCTCTTCCCACCTCATTGTAGCGTCTCTGTTTTACGTCTCTGCCATAGTAGTCTATGTGAAGCCTAAAGGCAGTCACCACGACAAGTTCCTTGCTCTCACTTATATtctggttataccagctgtaaacCCCTTTATTTATACTTTTAGAAATAGGGAGGTTAAGAATGCACTCAGAAAGGTGGTTAGGCAGTTAATTAAGCAGCTTCAGCGATAA